The Erpetoichthys calabaricus chromosome 5, fErpCal1.3, whole genome shotgun sequence genome has a segment encoding these proteins:
- the LOC114641555 gene encoding zinc finger protein 883-like translates to MASDKDERLDERLAHIKQEDCEWGAPEALCVKLEDYEESVSAFKEEIVDIKVESEDFLIGLGEQKQESGGIFRPAHSSEESHSSFQSWFNNTGQLPTQQNSLNLKSELEEHVTDGNGEAEEEQSSRSVGIHVNGNGSLSMSSFVQISPPCKLQHKWNDDKMEKSTSGSNNLTGASVQCSSDTAGSQTQGEAINTDQQEVYEQVQIHTGDTCHCLKCGKRFSNRRSLNIHMSVHTGEKPHCCTECGKRFSQIRNLRVHKRIHTGEKPYVCSQCGKKFSTSSSFRRHAKLHTAEKPYCCSECGKSFSSDSNLYKHVKLHTGEKPYCCTECGRRFSQASHLQSHIRIHTGEKPHCCLECGKRFSHVGTLHKHRRIHTGEKPHCCSECGKRFFQKCHLREHIRVHTGEKPYCCSECGKQFSSSSRLCSHKIIHTGEKPHHCSECGKHFSKIKYLNSHMRVHTGEKPHCCLECGKRFSYLGSLHQHRGIHTGVKPYSCSECGKRFSQRCYLQQHIRIHTGEKPHCCSDCGKRFFQKCHLQEHIRVHTGEKPYCCSECGKRFSTSSGLHSHKKNHTDENPHCCSECGKHFSDMNSLDIHMRVHTKSHCCLECGKQFTQITSLKSHIRIHTGEKPYCCFECGKKFSSCSSFRRHTRIHTRESVANSFSNVSTNMERVTESLIAVLDEVQDSNFKELTTL, encoded by the exons ATGGCCTCAGACAAAGACGAGAGACTAGACGAAAGACTGGCACACATCAAacaagaggactgtgagtggggggccccagaggcTTTGTGTGTGAAGCTGGAGGATTATGAAGAGAGCGTTTCTGCCTTCAAAGAGGAGATTGTTGACATTAAAGTCGAGTCTGAAGATTTCCTCATTGGTCTCGGAGAGCAGAAGCAGGAATCTGGGGGTATTTTCAGGCCCGCTCATTCCTCTGAAGAGTCCCATTCCAGTTTCCAGTCTTGGTTCAATAATACGGGACAGCTGCCTACCCAGCAGAATTCTCTGAATCTGAAATCGGAGTTGGAAGAGCATGTCACTGACGGAAATGGAGAAGCTGAAGAAGAGCAGTCGTCTAGGAGTGTTGGGATAC atgtaaatggaaatggCAGCCTCTCCATGTCTTCATTTGTTCAAATTTCTCCTCCGTGTAAACTGCAACACAAATGGAACGATGATAAAATGGAGAAATCGACAAGCGGATCCAATAATTTGACAGGAGCCTCTGTCCAGTGCAGCTCTGACACTGCTGGCAGCCAAACGCAGGGAGAAGCCATCAACACTGATCAACAAGAAGTTTATGAACAGGTCCAAATTCACACAGGAGACACATGTCATTGTTTAAAATGTGGCAAGCGATTCTCAAACAGAAGGAGTCTTAACATCCACATGAgcgttcacactggagagaaaccccaCTGTTGTACAgaatgtggtaaacgattttCACAGATTCGTAATCTTCGGgtccacaaaagaattcacactggagaaaaaccttatgTGTGCTCTCAGTGTGGCAAAAAGTTCTCCACCAGTAGCAGTTTTCGGAGGCATGCGAAACTTCATACTGCagagaaaccatactgctgttctgaatgtggtaaaagcTTTTCCAGTGACAGCAATCTTTATAAACATGTAAAActtcatactggagaaaaaccttattgTTGTACTGAATGTGGCAGACGGTTCTCGCAAGCGAGTCATCTCCAGAGTCACatcagaattcacactggagagaaacctcactgttgtttggaatgtggcaaacgattctcacatGTTGGTACTCTTCATAAACATAGAAGAATTCATACTGGCgagaaacctcattgctgttctgagtgtgggaaaagattttttcaaaaaTGCCACCTTCGAGAACACATCAgagttcatactggagagaaaccttattgttgttctgaatgtggtaaacaattctctAGCAGCAGTAGACTTTGTAGCCATAAAATAATTCATACTGGTGAAAAGCCTCatcactgttctgaatgtggcaagcatttCTCAAAAATTAAGTATCTTAATAGCCAcatgagagttcacactggagagaaaccccaTTGTtgcttggaatgtggcaaacgattctcataCCTCGGTAGCCTCCATCAACACAGAGGAATTCATACTGGAGTGAAGCCTTATTCTTGTTCAGAATGTGGGAAAAGATTCTCACAAAGATGCTACCTTCAGCAGCACAtcagaattcatactggagagaagcctcaTTGCTGTTCTGACTGTGGGAAAAGATTCTTCCAAAAATGCCACCTCCAAGAACACATCAGAGTgcatactggagagaaaccttattgttgttctgaatgtggtaaacgattctcaACCAGCAGTGGACTTCATAgccataaaaaaaatcataccgATGAAAATccacattgctgttctgaatgtggcaagcactTCTCAGACATGAACAGTCTTGATATTCACATGAGAGTCCACACTAAATCccattgctgtttggaatgtggcaaacaattcacacaaataaCCAGTCTTAAGAGCCACATtcgaatccacacaggagaaaaaccttattgctgttttgaatgtggcaaaaaatTCTCTTCCTGTAGTAGTTTTCGGAGGCACACACGAATTCATACTCGAGAaagtgtggcaaacagtttttctAATGTGTCTACAAACATGGAAAGAGTGACGGaaagccttattgctgttctggATGAAGTACAGGATTCTAATTTTAAGGAGTTAACTACTCTGTAA